One stretch of Arachis hypogaea cultivar Tifrunner chromosome 20, arahy.Tifrunner.gnm2.J5K5, whole genome shotgun sequence DNA includes these proteins:
- the LOC140182963 gene encoding uncharacterized protein, producing the protein MLAYGVAADAVDDYVRIGESTTIECLEKFVEGIISVFKDEYLRKPNPNDVQRLLQMAEGRGFPGMLVLEVIASSDLWKWHTFFGVSGSNNDMNVLDRSPVFDDILNDRALEMKDTLMQEILLKA; encoded by the exons ATGTTAGCATATGGCGTAGCAGCTGAtgctgttgatgattatgtgcgcaTAGGCGAGAGCACTACAATTGAATGCTTGGAAAAATTTGTTGAAGGTATCATTTCGGTGTTCAAGGATGAATACTTGCGAAAACCCAATCCAAATGATGTACAACGCCTACTACAAATGGCGGAGGGTCGTGGCTTCCCTGGCATGTTGG TACTTGAGGTTATAGCATCTTCAGACCTTTGGAAATGGCATACGTTCTTTGGAGTTTCTGGTTCAAATAACGATATGAACGTGTTAGATCGTTCTCCAGTATTCGATGATATTCTAAATGACCGTGCTCTAGag ATGAAAGATACACTTATGCAGGAAATTTTGCTCAAGGCTTAG
- the LOC112784458 gene encoding uncharacterized protein codes for MAANRWLKPEVYPLFASVGVAVGICAMQLVRNITTNPEVRVLKEKRSAGILENFEEGEKYSQHTVRKFVRNKTPQIMPSINKFFSDPN; via the exons ATGGCCGCCAACAGATGGTTGAAGCCTGAG GTATACCCTCTCTTTGCCTCAGTTGGTGTGGCCGTTGGAATTTGCGCTATGCAACTTGTTAGGAACATAACAACCAACCCTGAAGTCAG GGtactaaaagagaaaagaagtgcAGGAATTCTTGAGAATTTTGAAGAGGGTGAGAAGTATTCACAGCACACCGTTAGGAAGTTCGTCCGCAACAAGACGCCCCAGATCATGCCATCTATTAACAAATTCTTCTCCGATCCAAACTAG
- the LOC112784456 gene encoding uncharacterized protein isoform X1 gives MGRRQGIINFTSTYDSRTQEVARGDLWRVEASHGGSTSTSGNGNSSLFLVQLGPLLFILPVHLSKQHLLWYGYDSKNGMHSLCPAVWSKHRSHLWICNFLMDNYECFPSGLRRSSSSSGSMIQEKLSLICGCAFMSYPSAFASVSVS, from the exons ATGGGTAGGCGACAG GGAATCATAAATTTTACGTCAACTTATGATAGTAGAACACAAGAAGTTGCAAGGGGAGATTTGTGGAGAGTAGAGGCATCACACGGTGGCTCTACTTCTACATCTGGAAATGGAAATTCATCTCTTTTTCTTGTCCAGCTTGGACCTCTCCTCTTTATTCTGCCTGTTCATTTGTCAAAGCAACACTTACTTTGGTATGGCTATGACAGTAAG AATGGAATGCATTCTCTTTGTCCAGCAGTGTGGTCAAAACACAGAAG TCATTTGTGGATCTGCAATTTCCTAATGGACAACTATGAGTGTTTTCCTTCCGGTTTGCGGAGGTCTTCTTCAAGCTCAGGGTCAATGATTCAAG AGAAGCTCAGCCTAATCTGTGGATGTGCCTTCATGTCGTATCCATCTGCATTCGCTTCTGTCTCCGTAAGTTGA
- the LOC112784456 gene encoding uncharacterized protein isoform X2 produces the protein MGRRQGIINFTSTYDSRTQEVARGDLWRVEASHGGSTSTSGNGNSSLFLVQLGPLLFILPVHLSKQHLLWYGYDSKNGMHSLCPAVWSKHRSHLWICNFLMDNYECFPSGLRRSSSSSGSMIQVEWKCWELRRCLQS, from the exons ATGGGTAGGCGACAG GGAATCATAAATTTTACGTCAACTTATGATAGTAGAACACAAGAAGTTGCAAGGGGAGATTTGTGGAGAGTAGAGGCATCACACGGTGGCTCTACTTCTACATCTGGAAATGGAAATTCATCTCTTTTTCTTGTCCAGCTTGGACCTCTCCTCTTTATTCTGCCTGTTCATTTGTCAAAGCAACACTTACTTTGGTATGGCTATGACAGTAAG AATGGAATGCATTCTCTTTGTCCAGCAGTGTGGTCAAAACACAGAAG TCATTTGTGGATCTGCAATTTCCTAATGGACAACTATGAGTGTTTTCCTTCCGGTTTGCGGAGGTCTTCTTCAAGCTCAGGGTCAATGATTCAAG TGGAATGGAAATGTTGGGAACTCAGGCGTTGTCTTCAGAGTTGA
- the LOC140182964 gene encoding uncharacterized protein → MDEVRVLLEERNQMLDEIQFQLNRAQNRMRQSADKKRRDASFDVGDFVYLKLQPYRMKSLATRSNKKLGARFYGPFEVLERFGAVAYRLKLPDTARIHPVFHISQLKKSVGPSLHPQPLPEALTKEGELLVEPEHVVDSRYNNQGDLEVLIKWKELPDFENTWESAATLQTTFPSFHLEDKVALHEEGITTNQRDNRDLTPFKYTYKRRGEKVAN, encoded by the coding sequence ATGGATGAAGTAAGGGTCTTATTGGAGGAACGAAATCAGATGCTGGATGAAATTCAATTTCAGCTTAATAGGGCTCAGAACAGAATGAGACAAAGTGCAGACAAGAAAAGACGTGATGCGTCTTTTGATGTAGGGGACTTTGTGTATCTCAAACTTCAACCATATCGGATGAAGTCTTTGGCAACCAGATCAAATAAGAAGTTGGGTGCAAGGTTTTATGGTCCTTTTGAAGTGTTAGAAAGGTTTGGGGCAGTGGCCTATAGGCTGAAATTGCCTGACACCGCAAGAATACACCCTGTTTTTCATATTTCCCAGTTGAAGAAAAGTGTTGGACCTTCCTTACATCCTCAACCATTACCCGAAGCACTCACTAAAGAAGGGGAATTGCTGGTCGAACCTGAACACGTCGTGGACAGCCGCTACAACAATCAGGGAGATCTTGAGGTCCTTATCAAATGGAAAGAACTGCCAGATTTCGAGAACACTTGGGAGTCAGCAGCAACATTACAGACAACATTTCCCTCTTTCCACCTTGAGGACAAGGTGGCTCTTCATGAGGAGGGTATTACAACAAACCAGAGAGATAATAGGGATTTAACTCCTTTTAAATATACTTATAAAAGGAGAGGAGAAAAAGTAGCAaactga